A portion of the Deinococcus peraridilitoris DSM 19664 genome contains these proteins:
- a CDS encoding response regulator: protein MPSSRSLLLVENDQSYAYLIGRLWSQVAPDVTLRVAKDGHMALDQIANLQPDLVLLDLVMPDMTGLELLRLLKSSDELTRIPVVVLTAYSHDHNAWEAYHELANAFVVKPDEEELRTMLSAIHAFWFTHVLLPLYRAPTG, encoded by the coding sequence ATGCCTTCTTCCCGCTCGCTGCTGCTTGTCGAGAACGACCAGAGTTACGCGTACCTGATCGGGCGGCTGTGGAGTCAGGTCGCCCCGGACGTGACGCTGCGTGTCGCCAAGGACGGTCACATGGCGCTGGACCAGATCGCCAACCTGCAGCCCGACCTGGTGCTGCTGGATCTGGTCATGCCCGATATGACCGGGCTCGAGCTGCTGCGACTTCTCAAAAGCAGCGACGAGCTGACCCGTATTCCCGTGGTCGTGTTGACCGCGTACAGTCACGACCACAACGCCTGGGAGGCGTACCACGAACTGGCGAATGCCTTTGTGGTGAAGCCCGACGAGGAGGAGCTGCGGACCATGCTGTCGGCCATTCATGCCTTCTGGTTTACGCATGTCCTGCTGCCCTTGTACCGGGCTCCGACGGGCTGA
- a CDS encoding RecQ family ATP-dependent DNA helicase produces the protein MTTSNSANTAGRQARRLARKVFGFKQLRAGQEEAIKAVLEGHDTLAVMPTGSGKSAIYQIAALSLDGPTVIVSPLIALQRDQVDALEQIESGQAALLNSTLKESQREEVLRAFEAGELEFLFLAPEQFVSEDTLACLRRARPSLFVVDEAHCISEWGFDFRPEYLRLERAIDALGRPTILALTATAAPPVRAEIVERLGMRGAQVIVSGFDRPNLDLQAEQFEEDGPRRAALIEYVVKAAKPGLVYAATRKKAEEIAQSLCERGVRAAAYHAGLNSEIRETVQAAFMGDEWDVVVATTAFGMGIDKPNVRFVAHADLPGSLDAYYQEIGRAGRDGQDAEARLFFAETDLRLRKFFAQSAPIEEDDLERLVRLLEAADRPVTTAQLAEVNGMPQTKFLAALSRLEEVGAIRTLKNGKVKLTGELDAHDAAAEAATAQQHRREYDRSRLEMMRGYAGTSGCRREYLLGYFGQAFTPPCERCDNCRAGRVHAPSAEGPFAVGARVRHTSFGEGQVMHVEEDKLTVLFDERGYQTLALGVVLENRLLETVD, from the coding sequence ATGACCACATCCAACTCCGCGAACACCGCGGGGCGGCAAGCCCGTCGTCTCGCCCGAAAAGTCTTCGGCTTCAAGCAACTTCGTGCCGGTCAGGAAGAAGCCATCAAGGCCGTCCTGGAAGGTCACGACACCCTGGCCGTCATGCCCACCGGCTCCGGCAAGTCGGCCATTTACCAGATCGCCGCCCTCTCACTCGACGGTCCCACCGTGATCGTCTCACCCCTGATCGCCCTGCAGCGCGACCAGGTTGACGCCCTTGAGCAAATCGAAAGTGGTCAGGCGGCGCTGCTCAACTCCACCCTCAAAGAAAGTCAGCGCGAGGAAGTGCTGCGCGCTTTCGAAGCGGGCGAACTGGAGTTTCTGTTCCTGGCCCCCGAGCAGTTCGTGAGTGAAGACACCCTGGCGTGCCTGCGCCGCGCCCGACCGTCACTTTTCGTGGTGGACGAAGCGCACTGCATCAGCGAGTGGGGTTTCGACTTTCGTCCGGAGTATCTCCGCCTGGAGCGCGCCATCGACGCACTGGGCCGACCCACCATCCTGGCCCTGACGGCCACGGCCGCGCCACCTGTGCGGGCCGAGATCGTGGAGCGGCTCGGCATGCGCGGGGCCCAGGTGATCGTCAGCGGCTTTGACCGCCCCAATCTGGATTTGCAGGCCGAACAATTCGAGGAGGACGGACCAAGGCGCGCCGCCCTGATCGAGTACGTCGTGAAGGCCGCCAAACCCGGGCTGGTCTACGCTGCGACACGCAAAAAGGCTGAGGAAATCGCCCAATCCCTCTGCGAACGTGGCGTGCGTGCCGCCGCCTACCACGCCGGGCTGAACAGCGAAATCCGGGAGACGGTACAGGCCGCCTTCATGGGAGACGAGTGGGATGTGGTGGTCGCCACCACTGCCTTCGGAATGGGTATCGACAAACCCAACGTGCGCTTTGTGGCCCACGCGGACCTGCCCGGCTCGCTTGACGCCTATTACCAGGAGATCGGCCGCGCCGGGCGCGACGGGCAGGACGCTGAGGCGCGACTCTTTTTCGCCGAAACCGATTTGCGTCTGCGCAAGTTTTTTGCGCAAAGCGCGCCCATCGAGGAAGACGATCTCGAACGCCTCGTGCGGTTGCTGGAAGCGGCGGACCGGCCCGTCACCACCGCGCAGCTGGCCGAGGTGAACGGCATGCCACAAACCAAGTTTCTGGCCGCCCTGTCGCGCCTGGAGGAAGTGGGTGCCATTCGAACGCTCAAAAACGGCAAGGTGAAGCTGACAGGCGAGCTTGACGCGCACGACGCCGCTGCCGAGGCGGCCACCGCACAGCAGCATCGCCGCGAGTACGACCGCAGCCGTCTGGAGATGATGCGTGGGTACGCGGGCACTTCCGGCTGTCGGCGGGAATACCTGCTGGGATATTTCGGACAGGCGTTTACGCCGCCTTGTGAACGGTGCGACAACTGCCGCGCGGGACGGGTACACGCGCCCAGCGCCGAGGGACCCTTCGCAGTGGGCGCGCGTGTCCGGCACACGTCCTTTGGCGAAGGGCAGGTCATGCACGTCGAGGAAGACAAGCTGACAGTGCTGTTCGATGAGCGAGGCTACCAGACGCTGGCACTCGGCGTGGTACTCGAAAACCGGCTGCTGGAAACCGTGGACTGA
- a CDS encoding SufE family protein → MTQSALPDKLQNIVKMFRSAPKPLRLQVLLEYSKKLPGLPERYQNHPELLESVPECTSPFFLVTEVEGGQVDLFFDVPPEAPTVRGYAGILTEGLAGASPEDVLSIPDDFYNEMGLNELITPMRLRGMGAILHRLKNQVREKAQA, encoded by the coding sequence ATGACGCAAAGTGCCCTGCCCGACAAGCTCCAGAACATCGTCAAGATGTTTCGCAGCGCGCCCAAGCCGCTGCGACTGCAGGTGCTGCTGGAGTACAGCAAGAAACTCCCCGGCCTGCCCGAACGCTACCAGAATCACCCGGAGTTGCTTGAGAGCGTTCCCGAATGCACTTCCCCGTTTTTTCTGGTCACCGAGGTCGAGGGCGGTCAGGTGGACCTCTTTTTCGACGTGCCACCCGAAGCGCCCACCGTGCGCGGCTACGCGGGCATCCTGACCGAGGGCCTTGCGGGCGCCTCTCCCGAGGATGTGTTGAGCATCCCCGATGATTTTTACAACGAGATGGGTCTGAACGAACTGATCACCCCCATGCGTCTGCGCGGCATGGGCGCCATCCTGCACCGACTCAAGAACCAGGTTCGCGAAAAAGCGCAGGCCTGA
- a CDS encoding sulfurtransferase has product MDYANDVLVSTDWAYEHLNDEGLRFIEVDEDILLYETGHLPGAVKVDWQQDFWDPVMREFIGPEEFAALMGRLGVTPDTTVILYGDKSNWWAAYAYWFFQYNGHTNAKIINGGRQKLVAEGRELTTDVPQVTPTQYPVGVRDESIRAYRDEVRAHIEKVRAGQGAMVDVRSPDEFSGKVTHMANYPQEGVLRGGHIPGASNIPWARTVNEDGTFKSADELKAMYEAEGVTPDKEIIAYCRIAERSSHSWFVLTKLLGYPKVTNYDGSWTEWGNGVGLPIEKTYVAE; this is encoded by the coding sequence ATGGACTACGCCAACGACGTACTGGTCAGCACCGACTGGGCTTACGAGCACCTGAACGACGAGGGGCTGCGCTTCATCGAGGTCGACGAGGACATCCTGCTCTACGAAACCGGCCACCTGCCCGGTGCTGTCAAGGTGGACTGGCAGCAGGATTTCTGGGACCCGGTCATGCGTGAATTCATCGGTCCCGAAGAGTTCGCCGCCCTGATGGGCCGTCTGGGCGTCACTCCCGACACCACGGTGATCCTGTACGGCGACAAGAGCAACTGGTGGGCCGCCTACGCCTACTGGTTCTTTCAGTACAACGGCCACACCAACGCCAAGATCATCAACGGAGGCCGTCAGAAACTGGTCGCCGAAGGCCGTGAACTGACCACTGACGTGCCGCAGGTTACCCCGACCCAGTACCCCGTCGGCGTGCGCGACGAGAGCATCCGCGCCTACCGCGACGAGGTCAGGGCGCACATCGAAAAGGTGCGCGCCGGTCAGGGCGCTATGGTGGACGTGCGCAGCCCCGACGAGTTCAGCGGCAAGGTCACCCACATGGCCAACTACCCTCAGGAAGGCGTGCTGCGTGGCGGCCACATTCCAGGCGCCAGCAATATCCCCTGGGCGCGCACCGTCAACGAGGACGGGACCTTCAAGAGCGCTGACGAGCTGAAAGCCATGTACGAAGCCGAAGGCGTCACCCCTGACAAGGAAATCATCGCTTACTGCCGCATCGCCGAGCGCAGCAGCCACTCGTGGTTCGTGCTGACCAAGCTGCTCGGTTACCCCAAGGTCACCAATTACGACGGTTCGTGGACCGAATGGGGCAACGGCGTCGGCCTGCCCATCGAAAAAACCTACGTCGCCGAATAA
- a CDS encoding metallophosphoesterase family protein produces the protein MKQAPVLWLLGVLLLTSALAAAPSTPAQTGRFRAVILSDFNGPYGSTSYPAPLARVMTRTLNEWQPDLFLSAGDVIAAQKRSLTDMNVRAMWRAFDQQVAGPLRRADIPFAFAVGNHDGSSARAGGQFSFARDRQLLARYWNTPGKAPPLDFVDRSRFPFAFTFTFGGMFFAVVDASSHDLQDRTWLEMQLASSAAQAAPMRMVIGHLPLYAVGMGRAGSGNVLAGAESLRAMLERYRVHTYVSGHHAAYYPARRGGLNLLATGGIGARDLLGFPGTARSTVTVADFDVRAGIIRLSTFDVETGRRIDEDTLPARLGSGSTEIERVRKLR, from the coding sequence ATGAAGCAGGCGCCTGTCCTCTGGCTGCTCGGTGTGTTGCTGTTGACCAGCGCGCTGGCCGCCGCGCCCTCCACGCCCGCGCAGACTGGCCGTTTTCGTGCGGTGATCCTCAGCGATTTCAACGGCCCTTACGGCTCGACTTCCTACCCGGCCCCGCTGGCGCGCGTCATGACGCGCACGCTGAACGAATGGCAGCCCGATCTGTTCCTTTCCGCCGGCGATGTCATCGCTGCCCAGAAGCGCAGCCTCACGGACATGAACGTGCGGGCGATGTGGCGGGCCTTCGATCAGCAGGTTGCCGGGCCGCTGCGCCGCGCGGACATTCCCTTCGCCTTCGCCGTGGGAAACCACGACGGTTCATCAGCGCGGGCGGGCGGGCAGTTTTCCTTTGCGCGCGACCGTCAGCTGCTCGCTCGGTACTGGAACACGCCGGGCAAGGCGCCGCCGCTTGACTTCGTCGACCGCTCGCGTTTTCCGTTCGCCTTCACCTTCACCTTCGGTGGGATGTTCTTCGCGGTGGTGGACGCCAGCAGTCACGACCTGCAGGACCGCACGTGGCTGGAGATGCAGCTGGCGTCTTCAGCGGCTCAGGCGGCGCCGATGCGGATGGTGATCGGCCACCTGCCACTGTACGCGGTGGGCATGGGCCGAGCTGGTTCTGGTAATGTCCTGGCGGGTGCCGAGTCCCTGCGGGCCATGCTGGAGCGCTACCGGGTGCACACCTACGTCAGCGGGCATCACGCGGCGTACTATCCTGCCCGGCGCGGAGGGCTGAATTTGCTCGCCACTGGCGGCATCGGTGCGCGTGACCTGCTCGGCTTTCCCGGTACGGCGCGCTCCACGGTCACCGTTGCCGACTTTGATGTGCGGGCGGGCATCATTCGACTCTCCACCTTCGACGTGGAGACGGGCAGGCGCATTGACGAAGACACCCTGCCTGCGCGGCTGGGCAGCGGAAGTACGGAAATAGAGCGGGTGCGGAAGCTGCGCTGA
- a CDS encoding MarR family transcriptional regulator, whose translation MTEMPMFSASEASRGFPTARRQLIGLLHSREEWTEVGLRSEMNISVSVLRSLMRQLVEDGEAWIVQSARAHYRTYSVPPRAVVPDVVPTEPLTGAAHAVLARLLLRPDTIRHLCDHLNLGRTQVNSALDELEARRLVERRYVGMLAIYRLKA comes from the coding sequence ATGACCGAAATGCCGATGTTTTCCGCCAGCGAGGCCAGCCGAGGGTTTCCCACTGCACGCCGACAACTGATCGGCCTGCTGCACTCCCGCGAGGAATGGACCGAGGTGGGCCTGCGCAGCGAGATGAACATCAGCGTCTCGGTCCTGCGCTCCCTCATGCGCCAGCTGGTCGAGGACGGCGAAGCGTGGATCGTGCAGAGTGCACGCGCGCACTACCGCACCTACAGCGTGCCCCCGCGCGCGGTGGTGCCTGATGTCGTGCCGACCGAGCCGCTCACGGGCGCCGCTCACGCCGTGCTGGCCCGTCTGCTGCTGAGACCGGATACCATCCGTCATCTGTGTGATCACCTGAATCTGGGGCGTACCCAGGTGAACAGCGCGCTCGACGAGCTGGAAGCGCGCCGTCTGGTCGAGCGGCGCTACGTGGGCATGCTGGCCATCTACCGCCTGAAGGCCTGA